The proteins below come from a single Gloeocapsopsis sp. IPPAS B-1203 genomic window:
- the urtD gene encoding urea ABC transporter ATP-binding protein UrtD, producing MPEKILEIEDVTVSFDGFKALNDLNFNLDVGELRVIIGPNGAGKTTFLDVITGKTKPTKGRVLFKGRNLRSLSEHQIARLGIGRKFQTPRVYLNLTPRENLELTSNRTKNVWSTLVGKPKSAERNSIAGLLETIGLSSRADILAGLLSHGEKQRLEIGMLVAQSPDLLLVDEPVAGLTDEETENIGDLLLALAESHSILVIEHDMEFVRQIARKVTVLHQGSVLCEGNIDQVQNDPKVIEVYLGQPMDDAHTTHSLALETSGSEL from the coding sequence ATGCCAGAAAAAATTTTAGAAATTGAAGATGTAACAGTTAGCTTTGATGGTTTCAAAGCCTTAAACGATCTTAACTTCAACTTAGATGTCGGCGAACTAAGAGTTATTATCGGTCCAAATGGAGCCGGAAAAACGACATTTTTAGATGTCATTACAGGCAAAACTAAACCAACAAAAGGAAGAGTTTTATTCAAAGGACGCAACTTGCGATCGCTCAGCGAACATCAAATTGCTAGACTTGGAATCGGTCGTAAGTTTCAAACTCCACGTGTCTACCTCAATTTAACACCAAGAGAAAATCTTGAACTGACCAGCAACCGCACCAAAAATGTTTGGTCAACTTTAGTAGGTAAACCAAAAAGTGCTGAACGTAACTCAATAGCAGGTTTACTCGAAACGATTGGTTTAAGTTCTCGCGCTGATATTCTCGCAGGCTTACTCTCACATGGCGAAAAACAGCGATTAGAAATTGGGATGCTAGTTGCGCAATCTCCCGATCTACTCCTCGTAGATGAACCTGTTGCAGGGTTAACAGACGAAGAAACCGAAAATATTGGCGACTTGTTACTTGCTTTAGCTGAAAGTCATTCGATTTTGGTGATTGAACATGATATGGAGTTCGTTCGCCAAATTGCGCGAAAAGTCACTGTTCTGCATCAAGGTTCAGTACTGTGTGAAGGAAATATCGATCAAGTCCAAAACGATCCTAAAGTTATTGAAGTGTATTTAGGACAACCAATGGATGATGCACATACAACTCATTCACTCGCACTCGAAACTTCAGGATCAGAACTGTAA
- the urtA gene encoding urea ABC transporter substrate-binding protein, giving the protein MNKFNRRKFLVYGSATFGTSLLLKACANDETTTTTSATNASSPTATGASGGGDTIRVGILHSLSGTMAISEQSVVDAEQLAIEEINNAGGVLGKRIEAIVEDGASNWDTFREKATKLIDQDRVVAVFGCWTSASRKNVLPVFEQKDHMLWYPVQYEGQECSRNIFYTGAAPNQQIEPSVDWLLQNKGTDFFLVGSDYVFPRTANTIIKAQVAEKGGRVLGEDYLPLGNTEVTPIITKIRQALPNGGVIYNTLNGDSNVAFFKQLQGAGLTPDRYPSMSVSIAEEEVRAIGADYLEGHYAAWNYFQTVETPENQRFVQAFRQKYGQDRVTNDPMEAAYIAVYLWKQAVEKAGTAEDLAKVRAAAYGQTLNAPEGTVTMQPNHHISKVVRIGQVRSDGMFEIVNSTDSAVEPIPWNQFVKETKGYACDWSDPNKGGRFKAA; this is encoded by the coding sequence ATAAACAAGTTTAATAGACGTAAATTTCTTGTATATGGTTCGGCAACATTTGGGACAAGCCTATTGCTGAAAGCTTGTGCAAATGATGAAACAACGACTACTACCAGTGCCACAAATGCTTCATCACCGACGGCTACTGGCGCTAGTGGTGGCGGAGACACTATCAGAGTAGGTATTTTACACTCGCTGAGTGGCACTATGGCAATTAGCGAGCAAAGCGTTGTTGATGCCGAACAGTTAGCAATTGAGGAAATCAATAATGCTGGTGGTGTACTAGGCAAAAGAATTGAAGCGATCGTTGAAGATGGAGCTTCAAATTGGGATACTTTTAGAGAAAAAGCCACAAAATTAATTGACCAAGATCGAGTTGTGGCTGTATTTGGTTGTTGGACTTCTGCAAGTCGTAAGAATGTCTTACCTGTTTTTGAACAAAAAGATCACATGCTCTGGTATCCAGTGCAGTATGAAGGGCAAGAATGTTCTCGCAATATCTTTTACACAGGAGCAGCACCAAATCAACAAATCGAACCATCTGTAGATTGGTTACTCCAAAACAAAGGCACCGATTTCTTTTTAGTCGGTTCTGATTATGTTTTCCCCCGCACTGCAAACACAATCATCAAAGCGCAAGTTGCCGAAAAAGGTGGCAGAGTTCTCGGAGAAGATTACTTACCATTAGGCAATACCGAAGTTACACCAATTATCACCAAAATTAGACAAGCTTTACCCAATGGCGGTGTCATTTACAACACTTTGAATGGCGATAGTAATGTAGCATTCTTTAAACAACTACAAGGTGCAGGCTTGACCCCAGATCGCTATCCTTCAATGTCAGTCAGTATTGCAGAAGAAGAAGTCCGCGCTATCGGTGCTGACTATCTTGAAGGACATTATGCCGCGTGGAACTACTTCCAAACAGTAGAAACTCCAGAAAATCAAAGATTTGTCCAAGCTTTTAGACAAAAGTACGGACAAGATCGCGTCACTAACGATCCGATGGAAGCTGCTTACATTGCAGTTTACTTGTGGAAGCAAGCTGTCGAAAAAGCAGGAACAGCAGAAGATTTAGCAAAAGTCCGCGCCGCTGCTTATGGGCAAACGCTAAATGCTCCTGAGGGTACAGTCACAATGCAACCGAACCATCATATTTCCAAAGTTGTCCGTATTGGTCAAGTCAGAAGTGATGGCATGTTTGAGATTGTTAACTCTACTGATTCAGCTGTCGAGCCTATTCCTTGGAATCAATTTGTGAAGGAAACCAAGGGTTATGCCTGTGATTGGTCTGATCCTAATAAAGGTGGCAGATTCAAAGCTGCTTAG
- the urtB gene encoding urea ABC transporter permease subunit UrtB — protein MLIGLFDGLFNGISIGAVLLIAALGLAIVFGLMGVINLAHGELMMLGAYTTFVVQNVFRQFGEPFFEIYIFFALIAAFFVTAGVGLILERGVIRYLYGRPLETLLATWGVSLILQQFVRSVNWVLVIGLAVFCILFFGGLWVLNRRQSAFHKWAIAALLPLSLGIAIAAGRFLADTYQLAVTRPWFGAQNVDVSAPRWLRGGLPLGNFQLPYARLFIIALTIVCVAGLYYFLQRSPWGLRIRAVTQNRSMSSCLGIPTQKVDALTFALGSGLAGVAGCAISYLGSVGPNTGQNYIVDTFMVVVVGGVGKLVGTIVAALAIGTVNYLVGSGTLALLFTPIQPLADFFTFFATTSMAKVMVFALIIAFLQVRPGGIFPQKGRTVDA, from the coding sequence GTGCTAATTGGATTATTTGACGGCTTGTTTAATGGCATTAGTATTGGTGCTGTATTGTTGATTGCAGCGCTAGGACTAGCAATTGTATTTGGGCTAATGGGCGTGATCAATTTGGCGCATGGTGAATTGATGATGCTAGGTGCCTATACTACGTTCGTCGTGCAGAATGTTTTTAGGCAATTTGGCGAACCTTTTTTTGAGATTTACATCTTTTTTGCCTTAATTGCTGCATTCTTTGTGACTGCGGGGGTGGGATTAATTCTCGAACGAGGAGTGATTCGCTATCTTTACGGGCGTCCTTTAGAAACCCTGCTTGCTACTTGGGGCGTTAGTTTGATTTTGCAGCAGTTTGTGCGCAGTGTAAACTGGGTTTTGGTCATTGGTTTAGCAGTATTTTGTATCTTGTTTTTTGGTGGTTTGTGGGTTTTAAATCGCCGTCAAAGTGCTTTTCATAAATGGGCGATCGCCGCATTGTTACCGTTATCTTTAGGAATTGCGATCGCTGCTGGGAGATTTTTAGCCGATACCTATCAGCTAGCAGTGACTAGACCTTGGTTTGGCGCACAAAACGTCGATGTCTCTGCACCAAGGTGGCTGCGTGGCGGTTTACCGTTAGGCAATTTCCAATTACCTTATGCAAGACTATTCATCATTGCATTAACAATCGTCTGCGTTGCTGGACTTTACTACTTCTTACAGCGATCGCCCTGGGGATTACGCATTCGCGCTGTCACTCAAAATCGCAGTATGAGTTCGTGTTTGGGAATTCCTACCCAAAAAGTCGATGCCCTCACATTTGCCTTAGGTTCGGGTCTAGCTGGTGTTGCGGGGTGTGCAATCAGCTATCTCGGTTCCGTAGGACCAAATACTGGACAAAACTACATCGTTGATACCTTTATGGTTGTCGTTGTTGGTGGTGTCGGTAAGTTAGTAGGTACAATTGTTGCTGCCTTAGCAATTGGTACTGTAAACTATCTCGTCGGTTCAGGTACGTTGGCACTTCTATTTACCCCCATTCAGCCACTTGCTGATTTCTTTACCTTTTTTGCAACCACAAGCATGGCAAAGGTGATGGTCTTTGCTTTAATTATTGCCTTTTTACAAGTGCGTCCTGGCGGTATATTCCCTCAAAAAGGGCGTACTGTTGATGCTTAA
- a CDS encoding sensor domain-containing diguanylate cyclase has protein sequence MLFHQLQTSLSHQHENYWLTKNSDRRLIAWSNTALLGADEAVEYFISTGIDITEEKQVKEALQQTNTLQLAILNSTSYMVISTDIDGNICTFNHAAQKLLGYSAEEVVGKTTPVIFHALREVVQRAQVLSSQGIDITPGFDVFVAQVRRGEIDEQEWTYIRKDGSRFPILLSITALRDVDGNITGFLGIGSDISDRKQTIEALRTSEARLNLTLEAAQMGTWNWDMLTHEVTFSERLGFIFGFPPGTHQATFQNFINIIHPEDRIAVEQSITRAVEGGVNYNVEFRIFWSDGSLHWIGSQGQVYYDNGQAIRLVGVSMDITKRKHTEQALQQANVKLTDWVGELEERNREITFLGEMSEILQACHTVEEAYKVLPSLIQPLFPQISGGIFLINASRNMVEAVATWGTSISQTLFKSDDCWALRRGRVHCMDTHTGLVCQHLEHAPSSTAYLCVPMMAQGEALGLLHLSSPELALTQGKKQLAITVAEQISWALANLKLREKLQNHSIRDALTNLFNRRYMEESLERELFRCDRKQQPLGVIMIDVDHFKRFNDTFGHEAGDAILREIGLFLQSNIRKSDIACRYGGEELTLILPESTLETIQQRAEQIREGVKHLRIQHRQQLLGAVTLSLGIACFPQHGSTPTTLIQAADAALYCAKTSGRDRVSIAES, from the coding sequence ATGCTCTTTCATCAACTTCAAACAAGTTTGTCACATCAACATGAGAATTACTGGCTAACAAAAAATAGCGATCGCCGCTTAATTGCTTGGTCAAATACGGCACTACTTGGAGCAGACGAAGCTGTTGAATATTTCATCAGTACTGGTATTGACATCACTGAGGAAAAGCAAGTCAAAGAAGCTTTACAACAAACAAACACGCTTCAATTAGCAATTTTGAATAGTACAAGCTATATGGTTATTTCTACTGATATAGATGGTAATATTTGTACTTTTAATCATGCTGCCCAAAAATTACTAGGTTACTCGGCTGAAGAAGTTGTTGGCAAAACAACACCAGTCATTTTTCACGCTCTTCGAGAAGTCGTGCAACGAGCACAAGTGTTATCATCTCAGGGAATAGATATTACTCCTGGATTTGACGTCTTTGTTGCCCAAGTGCGGCGGGGAGAAATCGACGAGCAAGAATGGACTTATATCCGTAAAGACGGTAGTCGCTTTCCCATACTTTTATCAATCACAGCTTTACGCGATGTTGATGGCAACATCACTGGATTTCTCGGAATTGGTAGCGATATTAGCGATCGCAAGCAGACAATAGAAGCATTACGTACAAGCGAAGCTAGACTTAATCTAACATTAGAAGCTGCTCAGATGGGCACTTGGAACTGGGATATGCTCACTCACGAAGTGACTTTTTCCGAACGACTAGGGTTTATCTTTGGGTTTCCTCCAGGTACTCATCAAGCAACTTTCCAAAATTTCATCAATATTATCCATCCTGAAGATCGCATAGCTGTTGAGCAAAGTATTACTCGTGCAGTTGAGGGAGGAGTGAATTACAATGTCGAGTTTCGCATTTTTTGGTCTGATGGTAGTTTGCATTGGATAGGTAGCCAAGGTCAAGTTTACTATGACAATGGTCAAGCAATACGTTTAGTGGGAGTATCAATGGATATTACTAAACGCAAGCACACTGAACAAGCACTACAGCAAGCTAACGTCAAGTTAACTGATTGGGTGGGTGAATTAGAAGAGCGTAACCGCGAAATTACTTTTCTAGGCGAAATGAGCGAGATTTTGCAAGCTTGCCACACTGTAGAAGAAGCTTACAAAGTTTTACCAAGTTTAATACAACCTTTATTTCCACAGATTTCCGGCGGCATCTTTCTGATTAATGCTTCTAGGAATATGGTAGAAGCAGTTGCAACATGGGGTACATCTATCAGCCAGACACTCTTTAAATCTGATGATTGTTGGGCACTGCGGCGCGGTAGGGTACACTGCATGGATACGCACACAGGTTTAGTTTGTCAGCATCTTGAGCATGCGCCTTCAAGTACAGCATATCTATGCGTACCCATGATGGCACAAGGTGAAGCCCTCGGACTACTACACTTAAGTTCTCCAGAATTAGCATTAACTCAAGGAAAAAAACAGCTAGCAATTACAGTTGCAGAGCAGATTAGTTGGGCATTAGCTAACTTAAAATTGCGAGAGAAGCTGCAAAATCACAGCATTCGCGATGCACTCACAAATTTATTCAATCGCCGTTATATGGAAGAATCGTTAGAACGCGAACTGTTTCGGTGCGATCGCAAACAGCAACCTTTAGGAGTCATTATGATCGACGTCGATCATTTTAAACGCTTTAATGACACCTTCGGTCACGAAGCCGGCGATGCTATTTTACGTGAAATTGGGCTATTTTTGCAAAGCAATATTCGCAAATCGGATATCGCTTGTCGCTATGGTGGTGAAGAGTTAACGCTAATTTTACCCGAATCTACTTTAGAGACTATTCAACAACGTGCCGAGCAAATCCGTGAGGGTGTGAAGCATTTACGCATTCAACATCGCCAGCAGTTATTAGGTGCAGTTACCCTTTCACTGGGAATTGCTTGTTTTCCTCAACACGGCTCAACTCCTACAACCTTAATTCAAGCAGCAGATGCAGCACTGTACTGTGCTAAAACCTCAGGGCGCGATCGCGTATCAATAGCTGAATCATAA
- the urtE gene encoding urea ABC transporter ATP-binding subunit UrtE — translation MSYTRDAIAPDATAVSQDKTLQVSDLNVYYGESHILRNVDLSVPAGQMVCLIGRNGVGKTTLLKSIMGLIRPRSGAIAFDGAVINSKTPDQRAKLGIGYVPQGREIIPRLTVKENLLLGLEARRNSKHSKEIAAEIFELFPVLKTMLSRMGGDLSGGQQQQLAIARALMGQPRLLVLDEPTEGIQPSIILEIEAAVRRIIATTGISVLLVEQHLHFVRQADYYYAMQKGGIVASGSTSELSQDVIQRFLAV, via the coding sequence ATGAGTTACACTCGTGATGCGATCGCCCCAGATGCAACCGCAGTTAGTCAAGACAAAACGCTGCAAGTCTCCGATCTTAATGTTTACTACGGCGAAAGTCATATTCTCCGCAATGTCGATTTAAGTGTTCCCGCAGGACAAATGGTGTGTCTCATTGGACGCAATGGTGTTGGCAAGACAACACTCCTAAAGTCAATTATGGGGTTAATTCGTCCTCGTAGTGGTGCGATCGCCTTTGATGGTGCAGTCATTAACTCAAAAACTCCCGATCAACGTGCCAAGTTAGGAATTGGTTATGTTCCGCAAGGAAGAGAAATTATCCCTCGCTTAACTGTAAAAGAAAATCTACTCCTCGGACTCGAAGCACGACGCAATAGCAAACATAGTAAGGAAATTGCCGCAGAAATTTTTGAACTGTTTCCCGTACTGAAAACAATGCTATCGCGCATGGGTGGTGATTTGAGTGGCGGACAACAACAACAACTCGCGATCGCGCGGGCTTTGATGGGACAACCACGATTACTTGTCTTAGATGAACCCACCGAAGGTATTCAACCATCAATTATTTTAGAGATCGAAGCTGCTGTGCGGCGAATTATTGCTACTACAGGAATTTCAGTATTGTTAGTTGAACAACATCTTCATTTTGTTCGTCAAGCAGATTACTACTATGCAATGCAAAAAGGCGGTATTGTTGCTTCTGGCAGTACCAGTGAATTAAGTCAAGATGTCATTCAAAGATTCTTGGCTGTCTGA
- a CDS encoding CHASE3 domain-containing protein: MDTAMSQRLNNADSSLQNTIDTPLTDEVARLQTLDQCHILDTDPEKTFDELTTLAAYICQTPIAYISFVDAQRLWFKSKVGIATTETPRQSSFCTYTVNQSDVFIIPDTVGDERFATHPMVSSEPFIRFYTGVPLITVEGHHLGALCIMDYVPRELTLAQVDALQKLAHQVIQLIELRRNLGNLAKPNQHKKTEKQGKYFLRDVAAGFGVASLVLLIVGTISYQNLNRLISTHTQATNSHEVLKKLEDVVSQIKDVETGQRGYVITGKENYLEPYNIATSSIEQKLEELRYFMGSDPKYQQQLDKLESLIQQRIAVSQYVIDTRKKFGFETAKQLVLAGRGKYLMEQIRKTVREIEQKEDAIFQERSLQAQENAHFAVSTFTAGILLNLGLFSAVYYLTYREIKQRKRTEVILEQERDFTSAVLNTSSALVFVTDTQGRIVRFNQACETLTGYSFSDVRGKIFGIY, translated from the coding sequence ATGGACACAGCTATGAGCCAAAGGCTAAACAATGCCGATAGTTCATTACAAAATACCATTGATACTCCATTAACAGACGAGGTTGCCAGGCTACAAACACTTGATCAGTGTCACATTCTTGATACTGATCCCGAAAAAACTTTTGATGAACTTACTACCTTAGCTGCGTATATTTGTCAGACACCTATTGCCTACATTAGCTTTGTTGACGCACAACGCTTATGGTTCAAATCGAAAGTTGGAATTGCAACAACAGAAACTCCACGCCAAAGTTCCTTTTGTACTTATACTGTTAATCAATCAGATGTTTTTATCATTCCAGATACAGTAGGTGACGAACGCTTTGCTACCCATCCAATGGTTAGTTCGGAACCTTTTATTCGTTTTTATACTGGTGTACCTCTAATAACAGTTGAAGGTCATCATTTGGGTGCATTGTGTATTATGGATTATGTTCCACGAGAACTCACTTTAGCCCAAGTGGATGCATTACAAAAACTTGCCCATCAGGTAATTCAATTGATTGAGTTACGCCGTAATTTAGGAAATTTAGCAAAACCTAATCAGCACAAAAAAACAGAGAAACAAGGTAAATATTTTCTCAGAGATGTGGCAGCAGGATTTGGAGTAGCTTCGCTAGTTTTGCTGATTGTTGGCACTATTTCCTACCAAAATCTTAATAGGCTAATTAGTACTCATACTCAAGCAACAAACTCCCATGAGGTATTAAAAAAACTGGAAGATGTGGTTTCTCAAATAAAAGATGTAGAAACTGGACAGCGTGGTTATGTCATTACTGGTAAAGAAAATTATTTAGAACCATATAATATAGCTACTTCTTCTATTGAACAAAAACTCGAAGAATTGAGATACTTTATGGGTTCTGACCCAAAGTATCAGCAACAACTAGACAAACTTGAGTCACTGATTCAGCAAAGAATTGCTGTCAGTCAATATGTGATTGATACGCGAAAAAAGTTTGGTTTTGAAACTGCAAAACAATTAGTATTAGCAGGTAGAGGTAAATATCTCATGGAGCAAATCCGCAAAACGGTGCGTGAGATTGAACAAAAAGAAGATGCTATCTTTCAGGAGCGATCGCTACAAGCTCAAGAAAATGCTCACTTTGCTGTTTCTACTTTTACTGCTGGTATTTTACTCAATCTTGGTTTATTTTCAGCAGTTTACTACCTGACATATCGAGAGATTAAACAACGCAAGCGAACTGAAGTCATACTCGAACAAGAACGCGACTTTACATCAGCAGTGCTGAATACAAGTAGTGCTTTAGTATTTGTTACTGATACTCAAGGGAGAATCGTTCGTTTTAATCAAGCTTGTGAAACACTCACTGGCTACTCTTTTAGTGACGTCAGAGGTAAAATTTTTGGGATTTATTGA
- the urtC gene encoding urea ABC transporter permease subunit UrtC, with the protein MDAVSRLGARGKRQTLWIEVGIVLAIALFLILVMPAVLSNFRLNLLGRFLSLAIVALGIDLIWGYTGLLSLGHGIFFALGGYAIAMHIKLEDADGGLPDFMSLYGGTELPWFWEPFYSFPFATFAVVTIPALLAGVLGYLVFRNRIKGVYFSILTQAATIVFFNFFNGQQKLFNGTNGLTNFQTLLGTSVNTQSTQFVFYSLTIVLLAGAYALCRWLTSGRFGRLLMAIRDDESRVRFSGYNPTEFKVLVFAVSGALAGIAGAMYTLQSGSVSPRLMDVAFSIEMVIWVAIGGRGTLVGAILGALLVNYARSFLSEQFAEIWLFFQGALFLIVVTVLPDGIVGWLKSQGIQNLGRRKQSFTYPSLEEDPEVQQERKEIGVRSEE; encoded by the coding sequence GTGGATGCAGTTTCACGCCTTGGGGCTAGAGGTAAGCGACAGACATTGTGGATAGAGGTAGGAATTGTACTTGCGATCGCATTGTTTTTAATTCTTGTAATGCCTGCGGTATTGAGTAATTTTCGTCTTAACTTGCTGGGGCGATTTTTATCATTAGCAATTGTTGCTTTAGGAATTGATTTAATCTGGGGATACACTGGCTTATTAAGTTTAGGTCACGGCATTTTCTTTGCATTAGGTGGATATGCGATCGCCATGCATATCAAACTCGAAGATGCTGATGGTGGATTGCCAGACTTTATGAGTTTATATGGCGGTACGGAATTACCCTGGTTTTGGGAACCTTTTTATTCTTTCCCTTTTGCAACTTTTGCTGTTGTGACTATTCCAGCACTTCTTGCTGGAGTTCTTGGGTATTTAGTCTTTCGCAATCGCATCAAAGGTGTTTATTTTTCTATCCTTACCCAAGCAGCAACCATTGTCTTTTTTAACTTTTTTAATGGACAGCAAAAATTATTTAACGGTACCAATGGTTTAACGAATTTTCAAACACTGTTAGGCACATCAGTTAACACTCAATCAACACAATTTGTTTTTTATAGCCTGACAATTGTTCTCCTTGCTGGTGCTTACGCCCTTTGTCGTTGGTTAACAAGCGGACGCTTTGGACGCTTACTCATGGCAATTCGCGATGATGAAAGTCGCGTACGGTTTTCAGGATACAATCCCACAGAATTTAAAGTCCTTGTTTTCGCCGTTTCTGGTGCACTAGCAGGTATTGCCGGAGCAATGTACACTCTCCAAAGTGGTTCTGTGTCGCCTAGATTAATGGATGTTGCTTTCTCGATTGAAATGGTAATTTGGGTAGCTATTGGTGGCAGAGGAACACTTGTTGGAGCAATTTTAGGCGCACTATTAGTTAACTACGCGCGGAGTTTCTTAAGCGAACAATTTGCTGAAATTTGGTTATTTTTCCAAGGCGCACTATTTTTAATTGTTGTCACAGTTCTACCAGATGGAATTGTTGGTTGGCTAAAAAGTCAAGGAATTCAAAATCTAGGACGACGCAAGCAATCTTTCACTTACCCTAGCTTAGAAGAAGATCCTGAAGTTCAGCAGGAAAGAAAAGAAATAGGGGTGAGGAGTGAGGAGTGA